A window of the Microtus pennsylvanicus isolate mMicPen1 chromosome 4, mMicPen1.hap1, whole genome shotgun sequence genome harbors these coding sequences:
- the Slc14a1 gene encoding urea transporter 1 isoform X1, with the protein MSEQSLIGGTDDVHHGLLWIDPFGNKAREAASGGFRRLSLALAHGWKEQDPEEEMALEDSPTMVKVDRGENQVSSCRGRRCGFRVLGYVTGDMKEFASWLKDKPVVLQFVDWILRGISQVVFVSNPISGILILVGLLVQNPWWALCGCVGTVVSTLTALLLSQDRSAIAAGLHGYNATLVGILMAVFSDKGDYFWWLIFPISVMSMTCPLFSSALNSVFSKWDLPVFTLPFNMALSMYLSATGHYNAFFPSKLFTPVTSVPNITWTELNALELLKSLPVGVGQIYGCDNPWTGGIFLCAILLSSPLMCLHAAIGSLLGVIAGLSLAAPFEDIYAGLWGFNSSLACIAIGGMFMALTWQTHLLALACALFTAYVGACMTHLMAVVHLPSGTWAFCLATLPFLLLTTKNPDIYRLPLSKVTYSEENRIFYLQNKKRVAESPL; encoded by the exons atgagTGAACAGTCTTTGATTGGTGGTACTGATGACGTCCATCACGGTCTTCTTTGGATAGACCCCTTTGGAAATAAAGCCCGTGAGGCAGCTTCAGGAGGCTTCAGACGGCTAAGCTTGGCTCTGGCACACGGGTGGAAAGAACAG gACCCAGAGGAAGAGATGGCCTTGGAAGACAGTCCCACCATGGTTAAAGTAGACCGGGGTGAAAACCAGGTTTCATCATGTCGGGGGAGACGTTGCGGCTTCAGAGTGCTTGGCTATGTCACTGGTGATATGAAAGAATTTGCCAGCTGGCTTAAAG ACAAGCCCGTGGTGCTCCAGTTCGTGGACTGGATTCTCCGTGGCATATCCCAGGTGGTGTTCGTCAGCAACCCCATCAGTGGAATCCTGATTCTGGTGGGACTTCTGGTCCAGAACCCCTGGTGGGCTCTCTGTGGCTGTGTAGGAACTGTGGTCTCCACTCTGACAGCCCTCTTGCTGAGCCAAGACAG GTCAGCGATAGCAGCCGGACTCCACGGCTACAACGCCACCCTTGTGGGAATCCTCATGGCTGTTTTCTCAGACAAGGGCGACTATTTCTGGTGGCTGATATTCCCTATATCTGTAATGTCTATGACTTG CCCACTCTTCTCAAGTGCACTGAACTCCGTGTTCAGCAAATGGGACCTCCCTGTCTTCACGCTCCCTTTCAACATGGCGCTGTCGATGTACCTTTCGGCCACGGGACATTACAATGCATTCTTTCCGAGCAAACTCTTCACACCTGTCACCTCCGTGCCCAATATCACATGGACTGAGCTGAATGCCCTTGAG TTATTGAAGTCCCTTCCAGTGGGAGTCGGTCAGATATACGGCTGCGATAACCCATGGACAGGGGGCATTTTCCTCTGTGccattctcctttcctccccactcATGTGCCTGCATGCTGCTATTGGATCTCTGCTGGGTGTCATCGCAG GACTCAGTCTTGCAGCTCCGTTTGAAGACATCTATGCTGGGCTCTGGGGTTTCAACAGTTCTCTGGCCTGCATTGCCATTGGAGGCATGTTCATGGCTCTCACCTGGCAGACCCACCTCCTGGCTCTCGCCTGTG CCCTGTTTACCGCCTACGTCGGAGCCTGTATGACACACCTGATGGCTGTG GTCCATTTGCCCTCTGGAACTTGGGCCTTCTGTTTGGCCACGCTACCGTTTCTCTTGCTGACCACGAAAAACCCTGACATCTACAGGCTACCTCTCAGCAAAGTCACCTACTCTGAAGAGAACCGCATCTTCTACctacaaaacaagaaaagggTGGCTGAAAGCCCTCTGTAA
- the Slc14a1 gene encoding urea transporter 1 isoform X2, whose protein sequence is MALEDSPTMVKVDRGENQVSSCRGRRCGFRVLGYVTGDMKEFASWLKDKPVVLQFVDWILRGISQVVFVSNPISGILILVGLLVQNPWWALCGCVGTVVSTLTALLLSQDRSAIAAGLHGYNATLVGILMAVFSDKGDYFWWLIFPISVMSMTCPLFSSALNSVFSKWDLPVFTLPFNMALSMYLSATGHYNAFFPSKLFTPVTSVPNITWTELNALELLKSLPVGVGQIYGCDNPWTGGIFLCAILLSSPLMCLHAAIGSLLGVIAGLSLAAPFEDIYAGLWGFNSSLACIAIGGMFMALTWQTHLLALACALFTAYVGACMTHLMAVVHLPSGTWAFCLATLPFLLLTTKNPDIYRLPLSKVTYSEENRIFYLQNKKRVAESPL, encoded by the exons ATGGCCTTGGAAGACAGTCCCACCATGGTTAAAGTAGACCGGGGTGAAAACCAGGTTTCATCATGTCGGGGGAGACGTTGCGGCTTCAGAGTGCTTGGCTATGTCACTGGTGATATGAAAGAATTTGCCAGCTGGCTTAAAG ACAAGCCCGTGGTGCTCCAGTTCGTGGACTGGATTCTCCGTGGCATATCCCAGGTGGTGTTCGTCAGCAACCCCATCAGTGGAATCCTGATTCTGGTGGGACTTCTGGTCCAGAACCCCTGGTGGGCTCTCTGTGGCTGTGTAGGAACTGTGGTCTCCACTCTGACAGCCCTCTTGCTGAGCCAAGACAG GTCAGCGATAGCAGCCGGACTCCACGGCTACAACGCCACCCTTGTGGGAATCCTCATGGCTGTTTTCTCAGACAAGGGCGACTATTTCTGGTGGCTGATATTCCCTATATCTGTAATGTCTATGACTTG CCCACTCTTCTCAAGTGCACTGAACTCCGTGTTCAGCAAATGGGACCTCCCTGTCTTCACGCTCCCTTTCAACATGGCGCTGTCGATGTACCTTTCGGCCACGGGACATTACAATGCATTCTTTCCGAGCAAACTCTTCACACCTGTCACCTCCGTGCCCAATATCACATGGACTGAGCTGAATGCCCTTGAG TTATTGAAGTCCCTTCCAGTGGGAGTCGGTCAGATATACGGCTGCGATAACCCATGGACAGGGGGCATTTTCCTCTGTGccattctcctttcctccccactcATGTGCCTGCATGCTGCTATTGGATCTCTGCTGGGTGTCATCGCAG GACTCAGTCTTGCAGCTCCGTTTGAAGACATCTATGCTGGGCTCTGGGGTTTCAACAGTTCTCTGGCCTGCATTGCCATTGGAGGCATGTTCATGGCTCTCACCTGGCAGACCCACCTCCTGGCTCTCGCCTGTG CCCTGTTTACCGCCTACGTCGGAGCCTGTATGACACACCTGATGGCTGTG GTCCATTTGCCCTCTGGAACTTGGGCCTTCTGTTTGGCCACGCTACCGTTTCTCTTGCTGACCACGAAAAACCCTGACATCTACAGGCTACCTCTCAGCAAAGTCACCTACTCTGAAGAGAACCGCATCTTCTACctacaaaacaagaaaagggTGGCTGAAAGCCCTCTGTAA